The Epinephelus lanceolatus isolate andai-2023 chromosome 10, ASM4190304v1, whole genome shotgun sequence genomic sequence actatCGCCTCAcaggagggttcctggttcaatcccaggtgGGGAGTCCTTccgtgcagagtttgcatgttctccccatgtcagcgtgggttttctccgggtaccgTCCAGagattggggataggttaattggtgactctaaattgtccgtaggtgtgaatggttttctgtctctacatgtcagcaATGCAATactctggtgacctgtccagggtgtaccccgcctctcgcccagtgtcagctgggataggctccagccccccctgcagcgctcaagaggataagcagctagaaaatggatggatgttcaAAATGTAAAAGTTTCAGGAAGTTGTGGGAATTTGTTGAGAGTTTGTATGGGCCTACTTGGTGACTACAGCAATAGTCATGTGACAGGAGGCCCCATGATTGGAGGACAGTTAGCATAGTGGCAACTGTAATAAGTAGAGAGGTACATTTTTGTTAAATCAAGAATATGTTTCCAAACAGCTTATATTCATTTTCAGTGTACAAATAGTAAGAAAAACATTTgatattgtgtattttgtgtatatttaatgctaatgctaatgctaaaaaGAACGTTAGCAAGCTGACGCATCACCAGGCTAAATGTAATTTCCACAACAGTCATATTTGTCACTTTGTTCATCGTGATGGAAAACTGAAATGACAATGCCAGTGTTATTTTAATGAAATCAttgtattaatacatttctTTAAATATGTTAGACTTTCTAAAAGTTTCCAAAATCTGATACTtaaatttagaaaaataaatcccCATACAGTTTTCATAATGTGCCATAAAGGAGACACGTTAAATTGAAATATATTGGCTTGTTAACGGAACAGAAATAAGACAGGCACTGTAATGTGAAACCAGGTGGGGGCGTGGCTTCACGTGCACAATCAAGGTTTTGACTCAGCACAGGTGAGACACTCACGCGccctgctgacacacacagaggattcAGTCACTGCTGTCCAAGACACCGAGGACATTTCTTCGCCTCTGTTTTTATGTTCTGGGTTTTTGActcaaaaaacaacattaaaaagaTTTTCATGTCCTCTTAAATCCGTCAGCTACTCCACTGTCGCCCTGTTTTTATAAAATGACGTGGCCGGATGGATTTAGTAGATTAAATGCAGTTTTTCTCGTCATTTTACTGAGCTTTACTTTTCAAGGTAAGATTAAAACCGAATTGTTAGTTTTGTGTTGTGCTTCTTCCTTAAGAGCAGGAAAGGGGCTTTTAATtaattctgttttgtttctgtaataTTAGTGCTTATTTTAGCAGGAACAGACACAGTGTAAGCATAGGATATTCACTTGCCATCAACATTTACTGCATCATTGTAACAAGGATTTTGAGTATCAATAGATTAATATGTCCTCTGTAAACTGATTACTTCTTCACTGACAGGTGCCTACTTTGAGCTGGTGGTGTCTCCTGTTGGCCCGACTGTTGTGAATGCACCACTTGGCAGCAATGTGACTCTGGCTGTGTCCTTCAGTGGTGCCTCTGACCCAGTGGTTGCCTGGTTTATGGGAAGGTTACCTGTCGCCACATGGGTTATTAACTCCAGTGCTCCTCCATTCATAGCCGAAAACAATAGGGGGGTGCTGGATATTGAGCCAGATGGATCCCTTACCTTTGTGAATGTGACACTTGACTATACCAGTGAGTACACCGTTGAAATGACAAAGTCTGGACTGCCAACATCCTCGACTTCTTTCAGTCTAACAGTATTTGGTGAGTACTTGACTGAGCTCTGATTTCAGAGATGCTTGAACCTGTTAATGATATTACTTTCTACATTGCTGATGCTTTCACacatcttttttctctgcttGTTCCTCATTTGATATTGTTGTATGCACTTTTACAAAACTGGGAAACTTTAGATGGATTTGGCAACACTGTGATCCTCAATAGATTTATTGAGCAATGTTTGCATTGCACAGACCAGAGGTGTCTCTGGGTTGGATGAAGTTAGTGGTTGGTAGGCCTGTCACAGTAATTACATTATCTGCTTATCAAAGCCAGCAAAAATGATCAGGTCCATGTCCATATATCGCATGATATTATTGCCTCTAGTTCTTTGTTTGCATAAGAATGTCACCAAGACTTTGGCTAACAGGATAGCAGAGtaaacatgcatacatacacatcCCATGTAGACTTTCATGGTCTTTATACACTGGTAGTTGCCCAGAGGGTCAACAAAggcagctgcctgctgtgtctTATACCGCTGTTTAAAGATgcctctgtgtatctgtgtctgatgctgacaggccactgaccaagtgttggtatttgatgagttggaaGTGGGTGGGTTgcccattcaccaccccaacctgcctcctaacaTGGACTTTTGCTCTTTTTACCACCTCCCTCTGTATCCCAGTCAGCACATTGGTAATCGCAGCCTTCGCAATTACATGTGTTgcgcacaaattactggctcatgattacgtgggttatatGCGAATTGTGGTACATTACTTTCGTAGGGATATGTACGAACTGtgtgtgagaacagcctgacctGTTACCACAATTACAGATGACTTTATCAGCTTTGAaaaatataatctgtgcaaccacacacacacacacacacacacacacacacacacatatacacaacaCAATACTTCTTTCACATAATTCCAATGTCTGAATGTTCTGAAGAATTGAAAGTTGACTGTTCTTTTCAAGGGTGTGCATGAATCATTATTATGCTGTGAAATTATCTTTGTCAGTGGCACACactgatagtaataataaagataatatTCTTTATCACAATTATTTGTAGGATGATATATCGTCCACCAAGAAAAGTTATCGTGAGAGGCCTAATGGTTTTGGCAAGTTGGGAGGAAATGATTTCCAAAGCTACGGGCTATGTTCACAAAAACTCCTCTATTTCCtcaagtgaaaataaaactaTGCAAATTATGAGCTGCCGTTTTTGTAACTATAAAGACGTGTTGTATAAACATactaaataaaagtaaattgGGACAGCTTTGACTAGCCCTTGTTTCTCATCTGACATGTCTGTCTAAATTACATATGCACTGTAAATATAGATCcaaacatgaatgaatgcttGGTTCATTTTAATAATGTCGGATCAATTTTCTCTGTGGACAGAGAGGCCAAAAGGCAGCCCGATGTGCTCTGTGCAGTCAGTGAATAATGTCAACCTGCAGTACCACTGTCGGTGGCTGGGGGGAACCCCACAGGCCCAGTTGTCTTTCCCAGCACTGAGTAACACGAGCAGCGGAGCAGGAAACTTCAACCTGACCGTCACCCCCTCTGATAATCTTGACGGGAAAACTGTCACATGCATTGCATACCACCTATCTGAACAGAATAAACAATACTGCAATATTACTGCAAGTAAGTGTTAGACTTTTAATGGATTATCAAGACAACAATCTGTTGTTCCAAAAAtaacactttgtgtgtgtgacttaaGAAGCCAACCCTAAACCAGAACCTTATCTTCCCCAGGTAGTCCAGTGAAGTTCCTGCCATCCATGAGAACCACGGTTGACTCCAGTGGCAAAATAGTGGTCACTATCCAGTGTGTCAGCGAGGCCTCGCCTAAGGCCGTGGTGTCATGGCTTAAAGGCAACGAGACTGTCACAAAAGGGACAACGTACCAGATCAGCAGAGACACCACACAGCTCCAGATTGAGGATAAAAATGTCAACAACTTTGCCCCCCAGAACTACACTTGTACCTGCCGCAACCCGCTGGGCAGCCAGAGGAGGGTGACTCAGTTAATGGGTAAAGTGTTGCTGTTCTTGGTTTGTTGGTCGACTGTCAACATTAAGGAGGGGTGTAAAGTAAGTAAGcgaagcaccccagatgtccctctcctcagcaacgctttccagctcctgggggaccccaaggcgttcccaggccagatgagatatgtaatccctcctctccagcatgttctgggtctgccctggggcccaggaggcatcctgatcagatacccgaacaatgcaaaggagcagcagctctactccgagctccctctggatgtcggagctccttaccctatctctaagtctgagtccagccaccccacggaggaaactcattttggccacttgtagTTAGTAGATAAGCACATTTAGCAAGtaaaatatcaacatttctaaagtgacacagcagatagatagatagatagatagatagatagatagatagattgattTTAGAACCctgaacatgggtgttttttagtgatctGCACCAACATTgaggtattttaagccacagcatgatcttttcctaacctcggaccatggtttttgtgcctcaacCTTACGACATAAACCACAGGATTACTGACAcattaagtttcaacatatctgctaaataataatgtgcaaatgtaacatatcagtggtttgcaaaaacatacaatgccaacatttttccgGCACTTGGGTTTTGTCCTTTGCCTCCAATTTCAAGCACTAGCATTACCGGAGTCAAAGGGAACAATGAGCCCTCAGACAGAGAGCTAAGTAATACCTGAGATTGCTCTTTCCCTTGAAACAAAGCTCTCCAGTCTTGGTATCCCCTCaccccctcctctcctgcccTCTCTTGATCTCCCCCTCACTCACAATCCCTCTCTTTCCAGGACCGTCGATCTCAGATTCCAGTTTGTTCCCTAATCCCAACGGAACCATCGTCACATTGACCTGGGAGGTCCCGCCCACCTCTGTTGTTACAGGTAAAGCAGTGATTAACTCTAGAAAGGCAGCTCTGCAAAAGCCCCAGCTTGATTTATTTCTCACAAGGATATCTttaaacaccacacacacaaacacgacCGTCTTGTTGGGAATTTGTACGTCTCAGCAGAACTCCACcgtgttgaaaacagaaacTCAACACAGAAGATAGGGGTGTAAATATTGTGAAATATGCGAGGCTCTAACTGAGCAGTGCTGTGTTTTtgaatataacattttaaagacaaaagcACTGAAAAAGCAAATGTCAGTTTTTGTTATGTCTTCTCTGTCAGTTTGTGTGTACATAGTGACAGCCAGATTTTCCTACTGAAACAGGCCTGTGACAAGGATCAGTGAAATCTTGACATGTGATACCGCTATGTAAGTCATGGCTTAATGGTAACCCTAGATTTGCGAAACTTGTAcgacaatgctgtggttacgGACTGGTTAGGTTTGGGTACAAAAAGTTTAGGGAAAGATAGCGGTTTGGGATTATATGATCACTTGAGATGAATCGCGAATCTGAAGTTATCATCTAGACACGATCCACTATGTGCTTTGATTGATTGACGCTAGTATATATGTGCTTTTGTAAAGGGTTTGACGTCCAAAAGAAAGGACCAGACCTCCTGAGCAAACATGGTAATGGCATCACCACTAAAGGCAGctcaaacaaatttaaaaccaTCCAGCAGAAGCCTGGCTCTGCTAGGAGCGCAGACATCTTTGTCCTCGATCCCGACTTGACATACTGGTTTCGGATCATCCCCAGAGCTCTGATGACTGAAGGAGCGCCATCTGAGGTCCACAGAATTGGTCCAGGTACGGCAAATTGTCagatggtgtgtatgtgtgtgttaaagcAGTGTATTTCTTATCACAGGGTCAGCAGTGGTGCTGCAGTGGTAATATCGTTGTTTACTGTTTGTCTTGGTGATAATAGGTGTCGGGCTGAGTGGACCTGCCATTGCTGGCATTGCAGCTGGAATCCCCTGCAGTCTTCTCGTTCTAATCCTGCTAATTGTCTTCATCTGCTTCTGTGTCTACTGGAACAAGAACAAAAGTAGGTGTTTGATGAGCAAAGAGTCTGAATCAAGTCCTTTAACATgatgagtcttttttttaacactctGTGGTGAATGTTTTTGACTTTTCTGTGTTTCATAGATCATCAGGCAAGATATCCAATGTCCAGAGCAGTTGAGAAGGTAAGAAACACTTTACTGGCCATCAGATTAGTTGATATTTACAGTTGATGAGGAGCTTGTGAAGTATAAAATACACACCttagggggtgatcacacagaaatgagatgcTAGAGACGCGgatgcttcaaagacgcttgaaacacTGGAAGCACTTATTCAATGCGAACTAGCTACTGGtgtctgatgctcaaaaaagttgaaattattttaacttttcagtaTCTACGCGTGTCTAAAAAGAAGCTGGAAAACcgcccgtctaaaaagacgcttgaacgccagtcagacgcgccgtatcataggaaaacaatggttttactggcgttgCGTTTCTAGGTTTTCATCTCTGTGTGATCGCTCCCTTACTCTCCATATCACACATCAGATTCATTCATTAATGTATTTCACAATGAATTCTGCATCTGCAGTTTTGGCTGGTTGTTATAAGGTCTTTCTTTTGACTCACAG encodes the following:
- the vsig10l gene encoding V-set and immunoglobulin domain-containing protein 10-like — encoded protein: MTWPDGFSRLNAVFLVILLSFTFQGAYFELVVSPVGPTVVNAPLGSNVTLAVSFSGASDPVVAWFMGRLPVATWVINSSAPPFIAENNRGVLDIEPDGSLTFVNVTLDYTSEYTVEMTKSGLPTSSTSFSLTVFERPKGSPMCSVQSVNNVNLQYHCRWLGGTPQAQLSFPALSNTSSGAGNFNLTVTPSDNLDGKTVTCIAYHLSEQNKQYCNITASSPVKFLPSMRTTVDSSGKIVVTIQCVSEASPKAVVSWLKGNETVTKGTTYQISRDTTQLQIEDKNVNNFAPQNYTCTCRNPLGSQRRVTQLMGPSISDSSLFPNPNGTIVTLTWEVPPTSVVTGFDVQKKGPDLLSKHGNGITTKGSSNKFKTIQQKPGSARSADIFVLDPDLTYWFRIIPRALMTEGAPSEVHRIGPGVGLSGPAIAGIAAGIPCSLLVLILLIVFICFCVYWNKNKNHQARYPMSRAVEKAISTQTEIVPHNLLKAGRKAPPDYNKFKTPSEKSVPLPTFVPPPPVRVATTV